One Succinispira mobilis DSM 6222 genomic window carries:
- a CDS encoding ComF family protein produces MFLKDFWQTLLEILYPRRCVFCKTLLSENCENRFCEQCLELVPDIRFVSPAILRPGYLDGLIFCTHYKRVKRVLQQAKFAGQRNQALILGELLALAWQNTQSEFFARLYANELKQFSAVSVPTDYKRMLVRGYEIPKLLFAQWLKTNNINYENVLRRGKNTAPQYQLSRKQRQENVFGSIKQIRSLSNNKILLLDDIFTTGASLNESARILKLHGAQAVIGITFASDNN; encoded by the coding sequence TTGTTCTTAAAGGATTTTTGGCAAACCTTGTTGGAGATTCTCTATCCGCGTCGCTGTGTTTTTTGTAAGACCCTGCTAAGCGAAAACTGCGAAAACAGGTTTTGCGAACAATGCCTAGAATTAGTTCCCGATATTCGCTTTGTAAGTCCTGCTATTTTAAGACCGGGCTATTTAGATGGTTTAATATTTTGTACTCATTATAAGCGTGTAAAGCGTGTGTTACAGCAGGCTAAATTTGCCGGGCAACGCAATCAAGCGTTAATTTTAGGCGAGTTGCTAGCCTTAGCTTGGCAAAATACACAAAGTGAATTTTTTGCCCGACTATATGCAAACGAGCTAAAGCAATTTAGTGCTGTAAGTGTACCAACTGACTATAAAAGAATGTTGGTACGTGGTTATGAAATACCTAAGTTGTTATTTGCGCAATGGCTAAAAACCAATAATATAAACTACGAAAATGTGTTAAGAAGAGGGAAAAATACTGCACCCCAGTATCAACTCAGCCGTAAACAGCGTCAAGAAAATGTATTTGGCAGTATTAAACAAATTCGCAGTTTATCTAATAATAAAATTTTATTATTAGATGATATTTTTACAACCGGGGCGAGTTTAAATGAAAGTGCACGAATTTTAAAGTTGCATGGGGCCCAGGCGGTAATCGGAATTACTTTTGCTAGTGATAATAATTAA
- a CDS encoding formyltransferase family protein, producing MKILFIGCVEFSRKALECLLNLDFIEVVGIVTKNDSKINSDFVSLEEVAKIKSIPYIFSDNSDNHIILEFAKKVKADIAYCFGWSYLLEEKFIDLFPKGVVGFHPAALPQNRGRHPIIWALALGLSETAISFFKINEYADAGGIISQKKLPIYYEDDARSLYDRVVREALKEIPIFTARLAAGNEELQFQDEAKANVWRKRSKMDGQIDWRMSSRAIYNLVRSLNKPYVGAHCIYKTNEVKIWAVRELEIDSSFNNLEPGKVVKVVKDKIWVKCYEGAIEILSHDFAIIPKEGEYLL from the coding sequence ATGAAAATTTTATTTATTGGATGTGTAGAGTTTAGTAGAAAAGCATTAGAGTGTTTGTTAAACCTAGACTTTATTGAGGTTGTGGGTATAGTAACGAAAAATGATTCTAAAATTAATTCTGATTTTGTTTCTCTGGAAGAAGTAGCAAAAATAAAATCTATTCCTTATATTTTTAGCGATAATAGTGATAATCATATCATTTTAGAATTTGCCAAAAAAGTAAAAGCTGATATTGCATATTGTTTTGGCTGGTCGTATTTGTTAGAGGAAAAATTTATAGACCTTTTTCCTAAAGGGGTAGTTGGTTTTCACCCAGCGGCTTTACCACAAAACAGAGGAAGACATCCTATCATTTGGGCATTAGCTTTAGGTTTGTCAGAAACTGCAATAAGTTTCTTTAAAATTAATGAATATGCAGATGCTGGAGGAATAATAAGCCAAAAAAAATTACCCATTTATTATGAAGATGATGCACGTTCTTTATATGATAGGGTTGTTAGAGAAGCATTAAAAGAAATACCGATATTTACAGCACGACTTGCAGCCGGCAATGAAGAATTACAATTTCAAGATGAAGCAAAAGCAAATGTTTGGCGTAAAAGAAGTAAAATGGATGGGCAGATTGACTGGAGGATGAGTAGTAGAGCTATTTATAATTTAGTTAGGTCCTTGAATAAACCATATGTAGGTGCGCACTGTATATATAAAACGAATGAAGTTAAAATTTGGGCAGTTAGAGAACTCGAAATTGATTCAAGTTTTAATAATTTGGAACCGGGTAAAGTAGTTAAAGTGGTGAAAGATAAGATTTGGGTTAAATGTTATGAGGGAGCGATTGAGATATTGAGTCATGATTTTGCTATAATCCCGAAGGAAGGAGAATATCTTTTATGA
- the recD2 gene encoding SF1B family DNA helicase RecD2 — MQELNGIVESVLFQAPENTFCVFKINEQAQGLTCIVYKGIAPYIGEQITLQGEWVEHAKFGKQFQAKSLTIIPPSSKEGMERFLASGIIKGIGKAMAKRIVDHFGEETLQIMNSASMRLTEVSGIGAKKAQDIIQSYAEIAEMRELMIFLESYGISSSYAPKLQSNYGSQAINKLRDNPYDLASEVHGIGFKTADRIALSMGFEVDSPLRLRAGIEFAVGKIATLGHTCISLQALTDQTAKMLQAEPEYVYNLLEDLLEKKRLRSEEFQNTQLVYPEYLYQAECIVARRLLRLKDQARAVGKIDVEAIIGDWESKENIKLADIQKQAIQSTVQHGVLVLTGGPGTGKTTIIRGIIKVLEKAGCEILLAAPTGRAARRLAESAGREAKTIHRLLEYNPAEGRFAFARNEYQPLEADVVIVDEASMLDIVLASYLLRALATGCRLVLVGDIDQLPSVGAGNVLGDIIRSESMPVIRLQEVFRQAEQSSIVVNAHKINQGKLPDLNKNADFVFRELAEEQAVADLIAQTYLEKLNTHGQQELQVLAPMHKQVCGVQNLNKILQQLVNPASEEKEEINTVKYVFREGDKVMQIKNNYEKDVFNGDIGIITSIAGQVSVRFPEKGGTDSVVYAKGELDELELAYAISVHKAQGSEYKCVLLPLVLGHYIMLQRNLLYTAITRAKSEVFLAGKLQALKAAVANNKTHLRYSLLKERLQGVLPCS; from the coding sequence ATGCAAGAATTAAATGGCATTGTGGAAAGTGTGCTGTTTCAAGCGCCTGAGAACACTTTCTGTGTTTTTAAGATAAATGAACAAGCACAAGGACTTACTTGTATAGTATATAAAGGCATTGCCCCTTATATTGGTGAACAAATTACCTTACAAGGGGAATGGGTAGAACATGCTAAATTTGGCAAACAGTTTCAGGCTAAAAGCCTAACAATTATTCCCCCCTCTAGTAAAGAAGGGATGGAGCGGTTTTTAGCTTCGGGAATAATTAAAGGCATTGGCAAGGCAATGGCGAAACGCATAGTAGATCATTTCGGTGAAGAAACTTTGCAAATTATGAATTCAGCTTCAATGCGTTTGACGGAAGTTTCAGGAATTGGCGCTAAAAAAGCACAAGATATAATTCAATCATATGCCGAAATTGCCGAAATGCGTGAACTAATGATTTTCCTAGAAAGTTATGGAATTAGCTCAAGTTATGCGCCAAAACTACAAAGCAATTATGGTAGCCAAGCGATTAATAAGTTGCGGGATAATCCTTATGACCTAGCTTCGGAGGTGCATGGAATTGGCTTTAAAACTGCAGATCGCATTGCCTTATCCATGGGTTTTGAAGTAGACTCACCACTCAGATTACGGGCTGGCATTGAATTTGCCGTAGGCAAAATTGCCACGTTGGGACATACCTGCATATCTTTACAAGCATTGACAGACCAAACTGCTAAAATGTTACAGGCTGAACCAGAGTATGTTTATAACTTGCTAGAAGATTTATTAGAAAAAAAGCGATTGCGGTCCGAAGAGTTTCAAAATACCCAGTTAGTTTACCCAGAGTATCTATATCAAGCCGAGTGCATTGTGGCCAGGCGTTTATTAAGACTAAAAGATCAAGCTAGAGCAGTTGGCAAAATTGATGTCGAGGCGATTATTGGCGATTGGGAAAGTAAGGAAAATATTAAACTAGCGGATATTCAAAAACAAGCTATCCAATCAACAGTACAGCACGGGGTACTAGTGCTTACTGGGGGTCCAGGTACGGGGAAAACGACAATTATTCGTGGGATTATCAAAGTTTTAGAAAAAGCAGGCTGTGAGATTTTACTAGCAGCCCCGACGGGACGAGCGGCACGGCGTTTAGCCGAATCAGCTGGGCGTGAAGCGAAAACTATTCATCGGCTATTAGAGTACAATCCAGCGGAAGGCAGATTTGCCTTTGCACGCAATGAATATCAACCATTAGAGGCAGATGTGGTCATTGTAGATGAGGCATCTATGCTGGATATTGTCTTGGCGAGCTATTTATTAAGAGCTTTAGCTACAGGTTGTAGACTAGTATTAGTTGGCGATATTGATCAATTACCATCAGTTGGTGCTGGTAATGTTCTGGGGGATATTATTCGCTCGGAGAGTATGCCTGTTATTAGACTACAAGAAGTATTTAGGCAGGCCGAGCAAAGTTCGATTGTTGTTAATGCGCATAAAATTAATCAAGGTAAATTACCAGATTTAAATAAAAATGCCGATTTTGTTTTTCGGGAATTAGCGGAAGAACAGGCGGTGGCCGATTTAATTGCCCAAACATATTTAGAAAAACTTAATACTCATGGACAACAAGAACTACAAGTATTAGCACCAATGCATAAACAAGTATGTGGTGTACAAAACTTGAATAAAATTTTACAGCAATTGGTTAATCCAGCTAGTGAAGAAAAAGAAGAAATTAATACAGTTAAATATGTTTTTCGTGAAGGCGATAAAGTTATGCAAATTAAAAATAATTATGAAAAAGACGTTTTTAATGGTGATATTGGTATTATTACCTCAATAGCAGGTCAGGTTAGTGTGCGTTTTCCGGAAAAAGGCGGCACGGATAGTGTGGTTTATGCCAAGGGGGAACTAGATGAATTAGAATTAGCTTATGCCATTAGTGTACACAAGGCACAAGGTAGCGAGTATAAATGCGTGTTGTTACCGTTAGTGTTGGGGCATTATATAATGTTGCAACGCAATTTACTGTACACAGCGATAACGCGAGCCAAAAGTGAAGTGTTTTTAGCCGGGAAACTGCAAGCCCTAAAAGCAGCTGTGGCGAATAATAAAACCCATTTGCGCTATTCCTTGCTTAAAGAACGCTTGCAAGGGGTATTACCTTGTTCTTAA
- a CDS encoding PIG-L deacetylase family protein, with product MKKVMVFAPHPDDETLGCGGTMLKHVDNGDEVILVIATEMKEGKFLAEKIICRMKEIEKVKELYKLSKLYELKFPTMEIDQIPKSKLVQKISKLIAGEKPNIIYLPYRGDVHSDHKIVFDSVVSASKSFRNNSIERILCYETISETDFSINPDSNYFRPNVFVDISKYMHKKEEIISVYESEIGEHPFPRSVECIRALAVVRGGMSSFKFAEAFMLLKERLE from the coding sequence ATGAAGAAAGTTATGGTTTTTGCTCCGCATCCTGATGATGAAACATTGGGGTGTGGCGGAACAATGCTAAAACATGTAGATAATGGTGACGAAGTTATTTTGGTTATAGCAACAGAAATGAAAGAGGGAAAGTTTTTAGCTGAAAAAATTATATGTAGAATGAAGGAAATTGAAAAGGTTAAGGAGTTATACAAGCTTAGCAAGTTATATGAACTAAAGTTTCCAACGATGGAAATAGATCAGATTCCCAAGTCTAAACTAGTTCAAAAGATTTCAAAGTTAATAGCAGGAGAGAAACCAAATATTATTTATTTACCTTATCGAGGGGATGTTCACAGTGATCATAAGATAGTATTTGATAGTGTGGTTTCAGCTTCAAAAAGTTTTAGAAATAATAGTATAGAACGAATATTATGTTACGAAACTATTTCTGAAACAGATTTCTCTATAAACCCAGATAGTAACTATTTTAGACCAAATGTATTTGTTGATATATCTAAATATATGCATAAAAAAGAAGAAATTATAAGTGTATATGAATCGGAAATAGGAGAGCATCCTTTTCCGAGAAGTGTAGAATGTATAAGAGCATTGGCTGTAGTTAGAGGCGGGATGTCTAGCTTTAAATTTGCAGAAGCATTTATGTTGCTTAAGGAGAGATTAGAGTGA
- a CDS encoding LegC family aminotransferase, which produces MANKERFFAEIEQALKQVLPKDKQYIALHEPTFAGKEWEYVKDCLDTGWVSSVGKYVDKFEADLAEFTGVKRAVAVVNGTAALHICLLLVGVKAEDEVLMPALTFIATANAVSYCRAVPHFIDSDFTTLGVDAQKLDEYLTKIAEIRAGECYNKLTNRRIKAVVPMHTFGHPVNLTALENICQKYKLELVEDAAESLGSYYKGQHTGNCGKVAALSFNGNKTITTGGGGAILTNDLELGTLAKHLTTTAKLAHRWEFRHDQVAYNYRLPNLNAALGCAQLEQLPGFLQKKRLLADNYQAALANIKGVEFFKEPADCKSNYWLNAILLDKEFAPYRDELLAYLNEHGLMCRPVWNLMYTLPMYANCPKMDCAQAEDIARRLINIPSGSSLI; this is translated from the coding sequence GTGGCAAATAAAGAGAGATTTTTTGCGGAAATTGAGCAGGCTTTAAAGCAAGTATTACCCAAGGATAAACAGTATATTGCCCTGCACGAACCAACTTTTGCCGGCAAGGAATGGGAATACGTTAAGGATTGTTTAGATACCGGCTGGGTGTCTTCGGTAGGGAAATATGTGGATAAATTCGAAGCAGATTTGGCGGAATTTACAGGTGTTAAGCGGGCTGTAGCCGTAGTGAATGGCACGGCGGCCTTACATATTTGCTTGTTATTGGTAGGTGTTAAAGCTGAGGATGAAGTTTTAATGCCCGCTTTGACGTTTATTGCTACGGCTAATGCAGTAAGCTATTGTAGGGCAGTGCCGCATTTTATAGATAGTGATTTTACTACTTTGGGAGTAGATGCACAGAAACTAGACGAATATTTGACGAAGATAGCAGAAATTAGAGCCGGTGAATGTTACAATAAACTAACTAATAGGCGAATTAAAGCTGTGGTTCCCATGCATACTTTTGGACATCCAGTTAATTTAACCGCCTTAGAAAATATCTGCCAAAAATACAAGCTAGAATTAGTGGAAGATGCGGCAGAATCGCTAGGTTCTTACTATAAAGGCCAGCATACTGGCAATTGCGGTAAAGTGGCAGCCCTAAGCTTCAATGGCAATAAAACAATAACTACTGGCGGTGGTGGGGCTATTTTAACTAATGACTTAGAACTCGGCACCTTAGCTAAACATTTAACAACTACAGCGAAATTAGCACATCGCTGGGAGTTTAGGCATGATCAAGTAGCCTATAACTATCGTTTACCGAATCTTAATGCAGCTTTAGGTTGTGCTCAGTTGGAACAGCTGCCAGGGTTTTTGCAGAAAAAAAGATTGTTGGCGGATAATTATCAGGCCGCACTAGCAAATATCAAGGGAGTGGAGTTTTTTAAAGAGCCCGCAGACTGTAAAAGTAACTACTGGTTAAATGCTATTTTGTTGGACAAAGAATTTGCACCTTACCGTGATGAATTATTAGCTTATTTAAATGAACATGGCTTGATGTGTAGACCAGTATGGAATTTAATGTATACTTTGCCAATGTACGCTAATTGTCCGAAAATGGATTGTGCACAGGCTGAAGATATTGCACGGCGGTTAATTAATATTCCTAGCGGCAGTAGTTTAATCTAG
- the neuC gene encoding UDP-N-acetylglucosamine 2-epimerase, translating into MVKRKICVVTGTRAEYGLLYWLMREIQEDAALQLQLIVTGMHLSTEFGLTYQVIESDGFNIDAKIEMLLASDTPVGITKSMGLGLIGFADALANLKPDIVVVLGDRYEILVAAQAALVANIPLAHIHGGELTEGLIDDSIRHSLTKMSHLHFTATEKYKRRVIQLGEREEFVFNFGAMCIDNLIKTNLLSEYELEDSLGISLDKKVFLVTYHPVTLEKGGVEKKIRDLLEVLSAYKDTTIIITKANSDAGGRLINELLEEFANTNSNVKIFTSLGQLKYLSLLKFADVVIGNSSSGIIEAPFFRTATVDIGIRQKGREKPYSVIECGETSEEIRLAIKKALSFDFRKNLSDFEMIYGKEAIAFKIKEILKNVDLKNILIKKFVDI; encoded by the coding sequence ATGGTAAAACGCAAAATTTGTGTAGTTACAGGAACCAGAGCTGAATATGGCTTGCTATATTGGTTGATGCGGGAGATACAAGAAGATGCGGCTTTGCAATTACAATTAATTGTTACGGGTATGCATCTATCTACGGAATTTGGTTTGACCTATCAAGTTATCGAAAGTGATGGCTTTAATATTGATGCGAAAATAGAAATGTTGTTAGCGAGTGATACTCCTGTAGGTATAACTAAATCCATGGGCCTGGGCTTAATTGGCTTTGCGGATGCTTTGGCTAATTTAAAGCCAGATATAGTAGTGGTTTTAGGTGACAGATACGAAATACTTGTAGCCGCTCAGGCGGCACTAGTTGCCAATATTCCTTTAGCTCACATTCATGGTGGGGAATTAACTGAAGGCTTGATTGATGATTCAATAAGACATTCTCTAACAAAGATGTCACATTTGCACTTTACAGCTACAGAAAAATATAAAAGGCGTGTGATACAACTTGGAGAAAGAGAAGAATTTGTTTTTAATTTTGGAGCTATGTGTATAGATAATCTAATTAAAACAAATTTATTAAGTGAATATGAATTAGAGGATAGCTTGGGAATTTCACTAGACAAAAAGGTTTTTTTAGTTACATATCATCCAGTGACTTTAGAAAAAGGCGGAGTAGAAAAAAAAATTAGAGATTTATTAGAGGTTCTTTCTGCTTATAAAGATACAACAATAATAATTACTAAAGCCAATTCTGATGCAGGTGGTAGACTTATTAATGAGTTATTAGAAGAGTTCGCAAACACTAATAGCAATGTTAAAATATTTACATCATTGGGGCAATTAAAATACTTAAGCCTTCTAAAATTTGCGGATGTAGTAATAGGGAACTCTTCAAGTGGGATTATAGAGGCCCCATTTTTTAGAACTGCAACTGTTGATATTGGAATTAGACAAAAAGGTAGAGAAAAACCTTATTCAGTAATAGAATGTGGAGAAACAAGTGAAGAAATAAGATTAGCTATTAAAAAGGCATTGTCCTTTGATTTTAGAAAAAACTTAAGTGATTTTGAGATGATTTATGGAAAAGAAGCAATTGCATTTAAAATAAAAGAGATTTTGAAAAATGTTGACTTGAAAAACATATTGATAAAGAAGTTTGTTGATATATGA
- a CDS encoding NAD-dependent 4,6-dehydratase LegB: MYKTALVTGADGFIGSHLVEGLVAEGYKVRAFAYYNSFNSWGWLDTLPQEILKEIEVFTGDIRDPNGVRTALQNIDEVFHLAALIAIPFSYHSPDSYVDTNIKGTLNVLQAARDLATKRVLVTSTSEVYGTAQYVPIDEQHPFQGQSPYSATKIGADRLAESFYRSFAMPITIVRPFNTYGPRQSARAVIPTIITQLLAGKQEIQLGALTPTRDFNFVKDTARGFIEIAKSERTIGEEINIATQEEISIGQLANEIVQQLNPQAKIICEQERLRPEKSEVNRLLGSNAKIKQLTNWAPQYTLAQGIAETISWTRENLDKFKTDIYNI, encoded by the coding sequence ATGTATAAGACGGCACTAGTAACAGGAGCAGATGGTTTTATTGGCAGTCACTTAGTAGAAGGATTAGTGGCAGAGGGCTATAAAGTACGGGCGTTTGCTTATTATAATTCATTTAATTCCTGGGGGTGGCTAGATACATTACCGCAGGAAATTCTCAAGGAAATAGAGGTATTTACTGGGGATATTCGCGATCCGAATGGGGTGCGGACGGCGCTGCAAAATATAGATGAAGTTTTTCACTTAGCGGCTTTGATTGCAATTCCGTTTAGTTATCATTCGCCAGATTCGTATGTTGATACCAACATCAAAGGAACTTTAAATGTTTTACAGGCGGCAAGAGATTTAGCGACTAAAAGAGTGTTGGTAACCTCGACTTCAGAAGTTTATGGAACAGCACAATATGTTCCAATTGATGAACAGCATCCTTTTCAAGGACAATCCCCCTATTCCGCAACTAAAATTGGTGCGGATCGATTGGCTGAAAGCTTTTACCGTAGTTTTGCGATGCCGATAACAATCGTGAGGCCATTTAACACGTATGGGCCGCGCCAATCGGCCAGAGCGGTTATTCCGACGATAATTACCCAGCTTTTAGCTGGAAAACAAGAAATACAACTAGGAGCACTTACGCCCACACGTGATTTTAATTTTGTCAAAGATACAGCACGAGGGTTTATTGAAATTGCCAAAAGTGAGCGAACTATTGGTGAAGAGATCAATATTGCGACGCAAGAGGAAATTTCTATTGGGCAATTGGCTAATGAAATTGTGCAGCAACTTAATCCGCAGGCCAAGATTATTTGTGAGCAAGAAAGATTGCGGCCTGAAAAAAGCGAAGTTAATCGTTTATTAGGAAGTAATGCCAAAATTAAACAACTTACTAATTGGGCGCCACAGTATACTCTGGCCCAAGGAATTGCAGAGACTATTAGCTGGACGAGGGAAAACTTGGATAAATTTAAAACGGACATCTATAATATTTAA